The following proteins are encoded in a genomic region of Actinomycetes bacterium:
- a CDS encoding ATP-dependent DNA helicase: MSQPSLFDAVDLEPAPGRDLSPVELASRLGLDSLPTAEQAEAVRAPMRPHVVVAGAGSGKTQTMGLRVVWLVANGKVEPHRVLGLTFTRKAAAELGERVRRMLHRLQHAHEQAPFLTDDVAAALATGEPTVITYHSYAAALVGEHALRIGLEPDTRLVGEAVGWQYAARVVESYEDEAGDLVAVDRAVSTVIADVLDLSGELAEHLREPDHVRVLTERVRAHLLSLPRADGQRSKGVPKPVSELLSSLTSRAALLPLVERYTAYKRAHGAMDYGDQVAIAARIARNHPEVAEIERGRFGAVLLDEYQDTGEAQRVLLTSLFGAGHAVTAVGDPRQSIYGWRGASAGNLERFGDDFAGDGPTGSSSLTMSFRNGEGILGAANLVADGIPVRGALGEVDAPLRPGPGREGQGEVVVALLDSLADEAEWVADRVRALGDAATSPTGTEVAWGEIAVLARKRSHFARLDAALRERGVPCEVVGLGGLLTRPEVVDIVCVLRVLADPSAGGALLRLLTGPRWRIGPRDLDALGRRARQIAVSTGRLPSVAGDPATSREPGEAAGEPDEAAGEPDYDTVDERSLVDALDDPGPATAYSAGGHARLVRLRDELRRLRRWTSSSLPDLVTTVVRAIDLDVELASRPGVRSVDALLDVDRFVEVAEDFVASGEDPGLVAFLAYLDAAMDQERGLEVDVAEPDGQRVQLMTVHAAKGLEWDAVFVAGLTQDVFPVGGRPVADWSKQLATLPFPLRGDRDELPELDWQGGTDQDDAKARIESFREACRARGALEERRLAYVAVTRARSLLACSGYWWDTTRKPRGPSGLLDEIQALCAKGEGTVDTWAPAPAEGDTNPMIAEPVAGEWPYDPLGPRRAAVAGAAASVRAAAGRPVRHEAAGGGTTSCPVTSGVLTGDDLGDRVAAWDRELELLLAELARTRRGDDGPVVELPGRLSVSQLVELRRDPVRLARSLRRPLPRPPAPQTRRGTRFHLWLEQLWGQQRLIDVDELPGSADESAEPDDDLLALQDAFRRSEWASRVPAEVEFPFDVVVDGLTLRGRCDAVFTDASDSDGGLVDVVDWKTGLPPTGDEAVAAAVQLAVYRLAWHHVTGTPLHRIRAAFHYVAHEQTVRPADLLDHDGIVALLRSVPAAPHPAR, encoded by the coding sequence GTGAGCCAGCCCAGCCTGTTCGACGCCGTCGACCTCGAGCCGGCACCGGGCCGCGACCTGTCCCCGGTCGAGCTGGCCAGCCGGCTCGGGCTGGACTCGCTGCCCACGGCGGAGCAGGCCGAGGCGGTCCGCGCGCCGATGCGCCCGCACGTCGTGGTGGCCGGCGCCGGGTCCGGCAAGACCCAGACGATGGGCCTGCGCGTCGTCTGGCTGGTGGCCAACGGGAAGGTCGAGCCGCACCGCGTCCTCGGCCTGACCTTCACCCGCAAGGCGGCGGCCGAGCTCGGCGAGCGGGTGCGGCGGATGCTGCACCGGCTGCAGCACGCCCACGAGCAGGCGCCGTTCCTGACCGACGACGTCGCCGCGGCGCTGGCGACCGGCGAGCCGACGGTCATCACCTACCACTCGTACGCCGCAGCGCTGGTCGGCGAGCACGCCCTGCGCATCGGGCTGGAGCCCGACACCCGCCTGGTCGGCGAGGCCGTCGGGTGGCAGTACGCCGCGCGGGTGGTCGAGTCCTACGAGGACGAGGCCGGTGACCTGGTCGCCGTCGACCGGGCCGTCTCCACCGTGATCGCCGACGTGCTCGACCTCTCGGGCGAGCTGGCCGAGCACCTGCGCGAGCCCGACCACGTGCGGGTGCTGACCGAGCGGGTGCGAGCCCACCTGCTCTCCCTGCCGCGAGCGGACGGCCAGCGCAGCAAGGGGGTGCCGAAGCCGGTGTCCGAGCTGCTCTCGTCGCTCACGTCCCGGGCCGCGCTGCTGCCGCTCGTCGAGCGCTACACCGCCTACAAGCGGGCGCACGGGGCGATGGACTACGGCGACCAGGTCGCGATCGCCGCGCGCATCGCCCGCAACCATCCCGAGGTGGCCGAGATCGAGCGTGGCCGCTTCGGCGCCGTGCTGCTCGACGAGTACCAGGACACCGGCGAGGCGCAGCGGGTCCTGCTGACGTCGCTGTTCGGCGCCGGCCACGCGGTGACCGCGGTCGGCGACCCGCGGCAGTCCATCTACGGCTGGCGCGGGGCCAGCGCGGGCAACCTGGAGCGGTTCGGCGACGACTTCGCCGGCGACGGACCCACCGGCAGCAGCTCGCTGACGATGAGCTTCCGCAACGGCGAGGGCATCCTCGGGGCGGCCAACCTGGTCGCCGACGGCATCCCGGTGCGCGGCGCGCTGGGCGAGGTCGACGCGCCGCTGCGACCGGGGCCCGGCCGCGAGGGGCAGGGCGAGGTCGTCGTCGCGCTGCTCGACTCGCTCGCCGACGAGGCGGAGTGGGTCGCCGACCGGGTCCGCGCGCTGGGCGACGCCGCGACCTCGCCGACCGGCACGGAGGTCGCCTGGGGCGAGATCGCGGTGCTGGCCCGCAAGCGGTCGCACTTCGCCCGTCTCGACGCCGCGCTGCGCGAGCGCGGTGTGCCGTGCGAGGTGGTCGGGCTCGGCGGACTGCTCACCCGGCCCGAGGTCGTGGACATCGTCTGCGTGCTGCGGGTGCTGGCCGACCCCTCTGCCGGCGGAGCGCTGCTGCGGCTGCTCACCGGGCCGCGGTGGCGGATCGGCCCGCGCGATCTCGACGCGCTCGGTCGGCGGGCCCGGCAGATCGCGGTGTCCACCGGCCGCCTGCCGTCGGTGGCCGGTGACCCCGCGACGTCCCGCGAGCCCGGCGAGGCGGCGGGCGAGCCCGACGAGGCGGCGGGCGAGCCCGACTACGACACGGTCGACGAGCGCAGCCTGGTCGACGCGCTCGACGACCCGGGCCCGGCCACGGCGTACTCCGCGGGCGGGCACGCCCGGCTGGTCCGGCTGCGGGACGAGCTCCGCCGGCTCCGCCGCTGGACGTCCTCCTCGCTGCCCGACCTCGTGACGACGGTCGTGCGGGCCATCGATCTCGACGTCGAGCTGGCCTCCCGGCCGGGGGTGCGGTCGGTCGATGCGCTGCTCGACGTGGACCGGTTCGTCGAGGTCGCCGAGGACTTCGTGGCGTCGGGGGAGGACCCGGGGCTGGTCGCCTTCCTCGCCTACCTCGACGCGGCGATGGACCAGGAGCGCGGGCTCGAGGTCGACGTGGCCGAGCCCGACGGCCAGCGGGTGCAGCTGATGACGGTGCACGCGGCCAAGGGGCTCGAGTGGGACGCCGTCTTCGTCGCGGGTCTGACCCAGGACGTCTTCCCGGTGGGCGGCCGGCCGGTCGCCGACTGGAGCAAGCAGCTCGCGACGCTGCCGTTCCCGCTGCGCGGCGACCGCGACGAGCTGCCCGAGCTGGACTGGCAGGGCGGCACCGACCAGGACGACGCCAAGGCGCGGATCGAGTCGTTCCGTGAGGCCTGCCGCGCCCGCGGCGCGCTCGAGGAGCGCCGCCTGGCGTACGTCGCGGTGACCCGCGCGCGATCACTGCTCGCGTGCTCCGGCTACTGGTGGGACACCACCCGGAAGCCGCGCGGCCCGTCCGGGCTGCTCGACGAGATCCAGGCGCTGTGCGCCAAGGGCGAGGGCACCGTCGACACCTGGGCACCGGCGCCGGCTGAGGGTGACACCAACCCGATGATCGCCGAGCCGGTCGCCGGCGAGTGGCCCTACGACCCGCTCGGTCCCCGGCGGGCCGCTGTGGCCGGTGCCGCCGCGTCGGTCCGGGCCGCCGCAGGTCGCCCCGTCCGGCACGAGGCCGCCGGCGGTGGCACCACCAGCTGTCCGGTCACCAGTGGCGTGCTCACCGGCGACGACCTGGGCGACCGGGTCGCCGCCTGGGACCGCGAGCTCGAGCTGCTGCTGGCCGAGCTTGCGCGGACCCGCCGCGGTGACGACGGGCCCGTGGTCGAGCTGCCCGGGCGGCTGTCGGTCTCCCAGCTGGTCGAGCTGCGCCGGGACCCGGTGCGCCTCGCCCGGTCACTGCGCCGTCCGCTGCCGCGGCCGCCGGCACCGCAGACGCGGCGGGGCACCCGGTTCCACCTTTGGCTGGAGCAGCTGTGGGGGCAGCAGCGGCTGATCGACGTCGACGAGCTGCCCGGGTCGGCCGACGAGTCGGCCGAGCCCGACGACGACCTGCTCGCCCTGCAGGACGCGTTCCGGCGCAGCGAGTGGGCGTCCCGGGTGCCGGCCGAGGTGGAGTTCCCGTTCGACGTGGTGGTCGACGGGCTGACCTTGCGCGGCCGGTGCGACGCGGTCTTCACCGATGCGTCGGACAGCGACGGCGGGCTCGTCGACGTCGTCGACTGGAAGACCGGTCTGCCGCCGACCGGGGACGAGGCCGTCGCGGCGGCCGTGCAGCTGGCGGTCTACCGGCTCGCCTGGCACCACGTCACCGGCACGCCGCTGCACCGGATCCGGGCGGCGTTCCACTACGTCGCGCACGAGCAGACGGTCCGGCCGGCCGACCTGCTCGACCACGACGGCATCGTCGCTCTGCTGAGGTCGGTCCCGGCCGCGCCGCACCCGGCCCGCTGA
- a CDS encoding DinB family protein, which yields MSDFGQQDLAGSRFEEVHLERATFHDVYLNDADFDDVDLTGARFRWVLFKDVVMRGTGFVNVRIEGEIEGLTVNGVDVAPLVQAELERREPDLAKMRPSDPAGFRDAWATLEQLWAGTVERARALPAAALHESVDGEWSFVETLRHLAFATESWLHRAILGDPSPWYPLSLPWDQMPDTEGVPRDRAARPSLDEALALRLDRQAAVRRYLDTLDEATLGSDTVPVAGPGWPRERSYPVRECLLTLLNEEWWHRQFAQRDLAVLEQRPG from the coding sequence ATGTCCGACTTCGGCCAGCAGGACCTCGCCGGCTCCCGCTTCGAGGAGGTCCACCTGGAGCGCGCCACCTTCCACGACGTCTACCTCAACGACGCCGATTTCGACGACGTCGACCTGACCGGCGCCCGGTTCCGCTGGGTCCTCTTCAAGGACGTCGTCATGCGTGGCACCGGATTCGTCAACGTGCGGATCGAGGGCGAGATCGAGGGCCTGACCGTCAACGGTGTGGACGTCGCGCCACTCGTCCAGGCCGAGCTGGAGCGTCGCGAGCCCGACCTGGCGAAGATGCGGCCCTCCGACCCGGCCGGGTTCCGCGACGCGTGGGCGACGCTCGAGCAGCTGTGGGCCGGCACCGTGGAGCGGGCCAGGGCGCTGCCGGCGGCCGCGCTGCACGAGTCGGTCGACGGCGAGTGGTCGTTCGTCGAGACGCTGCGACACCTCGCCTTCGCGACCGAGAGCTGGCTGCACCGCGCGATCCTCGGTGACCCGAGCCCGTGGTACCCGCTGTCGCTCCCCTGGGACCAGATGCCCGACACCGAGGGCGTGCCGCGCGACCGGGCGGCCCGACCCTCGCTGGACGAGGCACTCGCACTCCGGCTCGACCGGCAGGCGGCCGTCCGGCGCTACCTCGACACGCTCGACGAGGCGACGCTCGGCTCCGACACCGTCCCGGTCGCGGGGCCAGGCTGGCCACGGGAGCGCAGCTACCCGGTGCGGGAGTGCCTGCTCACGTTGCTCAACGAGGAGTGGTGGCACCGCCAGTTCGCCCAGCGCGACCTCGCTGTGCTGGAGCAGCGACCGGGCTGA
- the nudC gene encoding NAD(+) diphosphatase, whose product MTSPPSTEPLPDLALSRAVVERAAHHRTDDEWLARTWARRGTGVLRVRGTSVAVRGGALDQLDVDTPVDVAPEHRYFLGVDRDDRPWFAADLDAAGAPDGGGDFRTLREVGTLLDARDAGLVVHAVSLANWHAAHTHCPRCGTPTVPENAGHTRRCPEDRSEHYPRTDPAVIMLVVDDDDRLLLGRQTSWPERRFSTLAGFVEPGESLEAAVRREVAEECGVRVGVVSYLGSQPWPFPSSLMLGFTAHAETTDVVRHDGEIAEARWYDRASMRADIDAGELLVSPSISISRRLIEHWYGAALPENAQSWAR is encoded by the coding sequence GTGACCTCCCCGCCGAGCACCGAGCCCCTGCCCGACCTCGCCCTGTCGCGCGCGGTCGTCGAGCGGGCGGCGCACCACCGCACCGACGACGAGTGGCTGGCGCGCACCTGGGCGCGACGCGGCACCGGTGTCCTGCGGGTACGCGGCACGTCGGTGGCGGTGCGTGGTGGAGCACTCGACCAGCTGGATGTCGACACGCCGGTCGACGTGGCGCCCGAGCACCGCTACTTCCTCGGGGTCGACCGCGACGACCGGCCCTGGTTCGCCGCCGACCTCGACGCCGCCGGTGCGCCCGACGGCGGCGGCGACTTCCGCACGCTGCGCGAGGTCGGCACCCTGCTCGACGCGCGCGACGCCGGGTTGGTGGTGCACGCGGTGTCGCTGGCCAACTGGCACGCCGCGCACACGCACTGCCCGCGGTGCGGCACGCCGACGGTGCCGGAGAACGCCGGCCACACCCGGCGCTGCCCCGAGGACCGCAGCGAGCACTACCCGCGCACCGACCCCGCGGTCATCATGCTCGTCGTCGACGACGACGACCGGCTGCTGCTCGGCCGGCAGACGTCGTGGCCGGAGCGGCGCTTCTCGACGCTCGCCGGCTTCGTCGAGCCGGGAGAGTCGCTCGAGGCGGCCGTACGTCGCGAGGTCGCCGAGGAGTGCGGGGTCCGCGTCGGCGTGGTGAGCTACCTCGGCAGTCAGCCCTGGCCGTTCCCCTCGAGCCTGATGCTCGGCTTCACGGCACATGCGGAGACGACCGACGTGGTGCGGCACGACGGCGAGATCGCCGAGGCGCGGTGGTACGACCGGGCGTCCATGCGGGCGGACATCGATGCGGGCGAGCTGCTGGTGTCGCCGTCGATCTCGATCTCGCGCCGCCTGATCGAGCACTGGTACGGCGCCGCGCTGCCCGAGAACGCGCAGTCGTGGGCGCGATGA
- a CDS encoding amidohydrolase family protein, producing MEAWTAGRVFDGEQVLPAGSAVVVDGGQVVAVLGPGERAPDAAVPVDHPDATLLPGLVETHAHLCCDGGPGALERIPDASDEEMWSVIETSLRAQLAAGVTTVRDLGDRRYSAVEWRDAHAGDASFPRVLASGPPITTPGGHCANMGGETAGAGALRAAVRARAERGVDVVKIMASGGVNTAGSDAAAPQFGVGDLRVVVEEAHRLGLPVTAHAHSVGSVGDAIDAGVDAVEHATFVTGTGFAPDPTAVAQLAARRLPVCPTLGIVPGVTPPPAVLEMMRRTGMTTESRAAMFADLHHAGVLLVSGSDAGINPGKRHGVLPEALVQLAQAGVPVVDVLASGTSRAADALAVGDRTGRLRAGLDADLLVVRGDPIVDVTRLRDVLAVVARGRRVA from the coding sequence ATGGAGGCATGGACGGCGGGCCGGGTCTTCGACGGCGAGCAGGTGCTGCCGGCCGGGTCGGCGGTGGTGGTCGACGGTGGACAGGTCGTCGCCGTGCTGGGGCCCGGCGAGCGGGCGCCGGACGCGGCGGTGCCCGTCGACCATCCCGACGCGACGCTGCTGCCGGGACTCGTGGAGACGCACGCCCACCTGTGCTGCGACGGCGGGCCAGGTGCCCTCGAGCGGATCCCGGACGCCTCCGACGAGGAGATGTGGTCCGTCATCGAGACGTCCCTGCGGGCCCAGCTCGCTGCCGGCGTGACGACCGTCCGCGACCTCGGCGACCGGCGCTACTCGGCCGTCGAGTGGCGCGACGCGCACGCTGGGGACGCGTCGTTCCCGAGGGTCCTCGCCAGCGGCCCGCCGATCACCACTCCGGGCGGGCACTGCGCGAACATGGGCGGCGAGACGGCCGGCGCGGGCGCGCTCCGGGCGGCGGTGCGGGCACGGGCCGAACGTGGCGTCGACGTGGTCAAGATCATGGCCAGCGGCGGGGTGAACACCGCCGGGAGCGACGCGGCCGCCCCGCAGTTCGGGGTCGGCGACCTGCGGGTCGTGGTCGAGGAGGCGCACCGGCTCGGTCTCCCGGTGACCGCCCACGCGCACTCGGTGGGCTCGGTCGGGGACGCGATCGACGCGGGCGTGGACGCGGTCGAGCACGCGACGTTCGTGACCGGGACCGGGTTCGCGCCGGACCCGACGGCCGTTGCGCAACTCGCCGCCCGCCGGCTCCCGGTCTGCCCGACCCTGGGGATCGTGCCCGGCGTGACACCACCGCCTGCCGTCCTCGAGATGATGCGGCGCACCGGCATGACGACGGAGAGCCGGGCGGCGATGTTCGCCGACCTGCACCACGCCGGGGTCCTGCTCGTGTCGGGCTCCGACGCCGGCATCAACCCCGGGAAGCGGCACGGTGTGCTGCCCGAGGCCCTGGTGCAGCTCGCGCAGGCCGGCGTGCCCGTCGTCGACGTCCTGGCCAGCGGCACCTCGCGCGCGGCTGACGCCCTCGCCGTCGGTGACCGGACCGGTCGCCTCCGCGCCGGCCTCGACGCCGACCTGCTCGTCGTACGCGGCGACCCGATCGTCGACGTCACGCGGCTGCGCGACGTGCTCGCGGTCGTCGCGCGCGGCCGGCGAGTGGCCTGA
- a CDS encoding class I SAM-dependent methyltransferase produces MTQPPPRSAEYFDQWYADMAGSPVKDEIERRHLGLPPHLQSTSLLTWDGIADVVTALRLPAGGTLLDLACGRGGYGLEIARRTSSRLVGVDFSAEAVRQATGSAAVVDVAAEFRVGDLAATGLEDASVDGVLCVDAIQFADAPAGAYSELRRVLRPGGRVVLTCWESAAGPDDERVPDRVRRVDLRGGLVGAGFHDVEVTQRRGWRTAELAMWEEAAALDPGEDAALRSFHDEGVQALAMFGLLRRVMATATAPPD; encoded by the coding sequence ATGACCCAGCCGCCGCCGCGGTCGGCCGAGTACTTCGACCAGTGGTACGCCGACATGGCCGGCTCGCCGGTCAAGGACGAGATCGAGCGGCGGCACCTCGGCCTCCCGCCGCACCTGCAGTCGACCAGCCTGCTGACGTGGGACGGGATCGCCGACGTGGTGACGGCCCTGCGGCTCCCGGCCGGCGGCACCCTCCTCGACCTGGCGTGCGGCCGCGGTGGCTACGGCCTCGAGATCGCCAGGCGTACGTCGTCGCGGCTGGTCGGGGTCGACTTCTCGGCGGAGGCGGTCCGGCAGGCGACCGGGTCGGCGGCCGTGGTCGACGTGGCCGCCGAGTTCCGGGTCGGTGACCTGGCCGCCACCGGCCTCGAGGACGCGTCGGTGGACGGCGTGCTGTGCGTGGACGCGATCCAGTTCGCCGACGCGCCCGCCGGGGCGTACAGCGAGCTGCGCCGGGTGCTGCGGCCGGGGGGCCGGGTGGTGCTGACCTGCTGGGAGTCCGCTGCCGGACCGGACGACGAGCGGGTCCCCGATCGGGTCCGGCGGGTCGACCTGCGCGGCGGGCTGGTCGGTGCCGGCTTCCACGACGTCGAGGTGACCCAGCGGCGCGGCTGGCGGACCGCGGAGCTGGCCATGTGGGAGGAGGCGGCAGCGCTCGACCCGGGCGAGGACGCCGCGCTGCGATCGTTCCACGACGAGGGCGTGCAGGCCCTCGCGATGTTCGGCCTGCTGCGCCGGGTGATGGCGACGGCCACCGCGCCGCCCGACTGA
- a CDS encoding TIGR03560 family F420-dependent LLM class oxidoreductase: MRFAIKTMPEHTTWRAMLDVWQAADDIELFESAWNWDHFYPLTGDHTGPNFEGWTMVAAMAQATRRIRVGCQVTGMIYRHPAVLANMAATVDHIADGRLELGLGAAWNEEETAAYGIPLPPLKERFDRFDEGVETIVALLTQETTTYEGRYVQLVDARCEPKPVQRPHPPITIGGNGPRRTLRTVARWAQQWNSLTSSPEEWLRHREVLLQRCAEEGRDPGGILCSVNARVTKDGTPNDWAGRVADVAAGYAEAGAGLLVVNVPRPHDPRDLEPLAQALRPLATAA; encoded by the coding sequence GTGCGCTTCGCGATCAAGACCATGCCCGAGCACACGACCTGGCGGGCGATGCTCGACGTCTGGCAGGCCGCCGACGACATCGAGCTCTTCGAGTCGGCGTGGAACTGGGACCACTTCTACCCGCTGACCGGTGACCACACCGGTCCCAACTTCGAGGGCTGGACGATGGTCGCGGCGATGGCCCAGGCGACCCGCCGGATCCGGGTGGGCTGTCAGGTGACCGGCATGATCTACCGGCACCCGGCGGTGCTCGCGAACATGGCGGCCACGGTCGACCACATCGCCGACGGCCGGCTCGAGCTCGGGCTCGGCGCGGCGTGGAACGAGGAGGAGACCGCCGCCTACGGCATCCCGCTGCCGCCGCTGAAGGAGCGCTTCGACCGCTTCGACGAGGGCGTCGAGACGATCGTCGCGCTGCTCACCCAGGAGACGACGACCTACGAGGGTCGCTACGTGCAGCTCGTCGACGCCCGCTGCGAGCCGAAGCCGGTGCAGCGGCCGCACCCGCCGATCACGATCGGCGGCAACGGCCCGAGGCGCACGCTGCGCACGGTCGCACGGTGGGCTCAGCAGTGGAACTCCCTCACCAGCTCCCCCGAAGAGTGGCTGCGCCACCGCGAGGTGCTGCTGCAGCGCTGCGCGGAGGAGGGCCGCGACCCGGGCGGGATCCTGTGCTCGGTCAACGCCCGGGTGACCAAGGACGGCACCCCGAACGACTGGGCGGGCCGGGTGGCCGACGTCGCAGCCGGCTACGCCGAGGCGGGCGCCGGCCTCCTGGTCGTCAACGTGCCGCGCCCGCACGACCCGCGCGACCTGGAGCCGCTGGCCCAGGCGCTCCGGCCGCTGGCGACGGCCGCCTGA
- a CDS encoding HhH-GPD-type base excision DNA repair protein has translation MGFQMTGLPEADAVLDEHPFAIVMGMMLDQQYGMEHAFRGGWKVFSRLGTLDPAAVAAADADEFKALCSTPPAIHRYPGSMAARLQELAAVVEEQYGGDVTRLWTEASTGKELLRRVQALPGFGKQKSQIFVALLAKQLGVRPQGWEAVAGDYALEGYRSVADVVDPGSLQKVREFKAQKKAAAKASAG, from the coding sequence ATGGGCTTCCAGATGACGGGCCTGCCAGAGGCTGACGCCGTGCTCGACGAGCACCCGTTCGCGATCGTGATGGGCATGATGCTCGACCAGCAGTACGGCATGGAGCACGCCTTCCGGGGCGGCTGGAAGGTGTTCAGCCGGCTGGGGACGCTGGACCCGGCGGCGGTCGCCGCTGCCGACGCGGACGAGTTCAAGGCGCTGTGCAGCACACCGCCGGCGATCCACCGCTACCCGGGGTCGATGGCGGCGCGGCTGCAGGAGCTGGCGGCGGTCGTCGAGGAGCAGTACGGCGGCGACGTCACCCGGCTCTGGACCGAGGCGTCGACCGGCAAGGAGCTGCTCCGGCGGGTGCAGGCGCTGCCCGGCTTCGGCAAGCAGAAGTCGCAGATCTTCGTGGCCCTGCTGGCCAAGCAGCTCGGCGTCCGGCCGCAGGGCTGGGAGGCCGTCGCGGGCGACTACGCCCTGGAGGGCTACCGCTCGGTCGCCGACGTCGTGGACCCGGGGTCGCTGCAGAAGGTCCGCGAGTTCAAGGCCCAGAAGAAGGCTGCCGCCAAGGCGTCGGCCGGCTGA
- a CDS encoding endonuclease/exonuclease/phosphatase family protein, whose protein sequence is MRLATFNLLGGRSVAHGRVEEVELRSAASSLDADVVVLQEVDGGQPRSHHVDQTAVVADAMDAASWRFLPTLHGTPGKPWTAAAGDGSDEQPPGPAYGIGLVSRHPVSAWAVRRFKPAPVGLPLLVPGQGLMHVDDEPRAALAARVETPGGPLTVVGTHLSFVPGWNVAQLRELVRWAGTLPGPRVLVGDLNLPGRLVGLTTRWTRAARVATYPSWNPRVQFDHVLLEPGTGLTVTATHRLRLPVSDHCALAVDLGTLGDATGGVL, encoded by the coding sequence GTGCGCCTCGCGACGTTCAACCTGCTCGGCGGCAGGTCCGTCGCCCACGGCCGCGTCGAGGAGGTGGAGCTGCGGTCGGCGGCGTCGTCCTTGGACGCCGACGTCGTGGTGCTGCAGGAGGTCGACGGAGGGCAGCCGCGCTCGCACCACGTCGACCAGACGGCGGTCGTGGCGGACGCGATGGACGCCGCCTCATGGCGCTTCCTGCCGACCCTGCACGGCACGCCCGGGAAGCCGTGGACGGCGGCGGCCGGCGACGGGTCCGACGAGCAGCCGCCCGGGCCGGCCTACGGCATCGGTCTGGTGTCGCGGCACCCCGTGTCGGCGTGGGCGGTACGTCGCTTCAAGCCCGCGCCGGTAGGACTGCCCCTGCTGGTGCCCGGCCAGGGGCTGATGCACGTCGACGACGAGCCGCGCGCCGCGCTGGCCGCCCGGGTCGAGACGCCCGGCGGGCCGCTCACCGTCGTGGGCACGCACCTGTCCTTCGTGCCGGGATGGAACGTCGCCCAGCTGCGCGAGCTGGTCCGGTGGGCCGGCACCCTGCCGGGGCCGCGGGTCCTGGTGGGCGACCTCAACCTGCCCGGCCGGCTCGTCGGGCTGACCACCCGGTGGACCCGGGCGGCCCGGGTGGCGACGTACCCCTCGTGGAACCCGCGTGTGCAGTTCGACCACGTGCTGCTCGAGCCCGGCACCGGGCTGACCGTGACTGCGACGCACCGGCTGCGGCTCCCGGTCAGCGACCACTGTGCCCTCGCGGTCGACCTCGGCACACTGGGCGACGCGACCGGTGGGGTGCTCTGA
- a CDS encoding M20/M25/M40 family metallo-hydrolase, which produces MSTTDYLHAPDADHLARVRAAVADGADSFVQRLTDWLRIPSISGDPAHHPDVRRSAEHLVDALRAAGFPTAEVWETSGLPAVFAHWPSDDPDAPTVVVYGHHDVQPVTPRELWRTDPFEPVIDGDRLAGRGSADDKGQVFFHLLGLDAHLAATGRTSPAVNLKLVVEGEEESGSPHFAELLRAHHAELGCDVVVVSDTGMWSRDTPTVCVGMRGMTDCQVDLRGPTGDVHSGSFGGAVPNPLTELARLLGRMHDDDLHVTIDGFYDGVLELSDDERALIGKLPYDELAWLGNARSSAPRGETGYSTLERVWARPTAEVNGMWGGYQGEGHKTIVPSEAHAKVSFRLVSGQEPSDVQREFEAWLGGQVPEGVEWSVHWYGPGVRPCLTPLDHPALESVTRAMSTAFGSQVLYTREGGSGPEADLQDVLEAPVVFLGVSLPDDGWHAPNEKVEIPFLLKGAEAAALLWDDLARTLPRTP; this is translated from the coding sequence ATGAGCACCACCGACTACCTGCACGCGCCCGACGCCGACCACCTCGCGCGGGTGAGAGCAGCGGTCGCCGACGGCGCCGACTCCTTCGTCCAACGGCTGACCGACTGGCTGCGCATCCCGTCGATCTCCGGGGACCCCGCGCACCACCCGGACGTGCGCAGGTCGGCCGAGCACCTCGTCGACGCGCTGCGCGCAGCCGGCTTCCCGACCGCCGAGGTGTGGGAGACCAGCGGCCTGCCGGCCGTCTTCGCGCACTGGCCCAGCGACGACCCGGACGCCCCGACGGTAGTCGTCTACGGCCACCACGACGTCCAGCCCGTGACGCCCCGCGAGCTGTGGCGGACCGACCCGTTCGAGCCGGTCATCGACGGCGACCGGCTGGCCGGTCGCGGCTCTGCCGACGACAAGGGTCAGGTCTTCTTCCATCTGCTGGGCCTCGACGCCCACCTCGCCGCGACCGGCCGGACGTCGCCGGCCGTCAACCTCAAGCTGGTCGTCGAGGGTGAGGAGGAGTCGGGCTCGCCGCACTTCGCCGAGCTGCTCCGGGCGCACCACGCCGAGCTCGGGTGCGACGTGGTCGTCGTGTCGGACACCGGCATGTGGTCGCGCGACACCCCCACCGTGTGCGTCGGCATGCGCGGCATGACCGACTGCCAGGTCGACCTGCGCGGCCCCACCGGCGACGTGCACTCAGGCTCCTTCGGCGGCGCGGTCCCGAACCCGCTCACCGAGCTCGCACGGCTGCTGGGCCGGATGCACGACGACGACCTGCACGTCACCATCGACGGCTTCTACGACGGCGTGCTCGAGCTGTCCGACGACGAGCGCGCGCTCATCGGCAAGCTTCCTTACGACGAGCTCGCGTGGCTCGGCAACGCCCGCAGCTCCGCACCCCGTGGCGAGACCGGCTACTCGACCCTCGAGCGCGTCTGGGCCCGCCCGACAGCCGAGGTCAACGGCATGTGGGGCGGCTACCAGGGCGAGGGGCACAAGACGATCGTCCCGTCCGAGGCGCACGCCAAGGTGTCCTTTCGACTGGTGTCCGGCCAGGAGCCGTCGGACGTCCAGAGGGAGTTCGAGGCGTGGCTGGGCGGCCAGGTGCCCGAGGGCGTCGAGTGGTCGGTCCACTGGTACGGCCCCGGAGTCCGCCCGTGCCTCACTCCTCTCGACCACCCGGCGCTCGAGTCGGTCACGCGTGCGATGTCGACGGCCTTCGGGTCTCAGGTTCTCTACACCCGCGAGGGTGGCTCCGGCCCGGAGGCCGACCTGCAGGACGTCCTCGAGGCGCCGGTCGTGTTCCTCGGCGTCAGCCTGCCCGACGACGGCTGGCACGCGCCGAACGAGAAGGTCGAGATCCCGTTCCTGCTCAAGGGTGCCGAGGCAGCCGCGCTGCTCTGGGACGACTTGGCCCGCACCCTCCCGCGCACGCCGTGA